The Silene latifolia isolate original U9 population chromosome Y, ASM4854445v1, whole genome shotgun sequence sequence taaattcgaAATAAAAATTTTATATTATGGAACATATATACCAATATGCATGGATCATACCCTTCATTCCACTCTCAGTTTCTTTCTTAATAGGAGTGGGACTTCTCCTTTTTCCAACAGCAACAAAAAGTATTCGACGAATGTGGGCTTTTTCTAATATTTCTTTGTTAACTATAGCTATGATTTTTTCGATGATGCTGGAGATTCAACAAATAAATAGTAATTCCATTTATCAATATGTATGGTCTTGGACTATTAATAATGATTTTTCTTTTGAATTTGGCTATTTACTCGATTTACTTACTTCTATTATGCTAGTCCTAATAACTAATGTTGCGGTTTTGGTTCTTATTTATAGCGATAATTATATGTGTCGTGATCAGGGGTATTTATGATTTTTTGCTTATATGAGTTTTTTCAATACTTCCATGTTAGGATTAGTTACTAGTTCAAATTTAATACAAGTTTATATTTGTTGGGAATTAGTTGGAATGTGTTCGTATCTATTAATAGGTTTTTGGTTTACACGCCCCGTTGCCGCGAATGCTTGTCAAAAAGCGTTTGTGACTAATCGTGTAGGAGATTTTGGCTTATTATTAGGAATGTTAGGTCTTTATTGGGTAACAGGCAGTTTTGATTTTCGTGATTTGTTTAAAATATTTACTAACTTAATTAAAACTCATGAAgttaatattttattttgtattttatgTACTTTATTCTTATTTTCTGGTGCAGTTGCAAAATCTGCCCAATTTCCTCTTCATGTATGGTTACCCGATGCTATGGAGGGGCATACTCCAATTTCAGCTCATATACATGCTGCGACCATGGTCGCAGCTGGGATTTTTTTAGTTGCTCGTCTTTTTCCTCTTTTCATAGTTATACCTTATATAATGTATGTAATCACTTTTATAGGtataataactttatttttaGGAGCTACCTTAGCTTTTGCTCAAAAAGATATTAAGAGAAGTTTAGCTTATTCTACAATGTCTCAATTATATTAATTCGGGGAATATTAATAATATATAGAAATAGATCTATGAATAGCCAGATCCTTTTTTTTTGTTGTGATACTGAATCTGAATAACTTGTCTTATTCATGAACCCGTCTTGAATGGATAATTCATGAACTATATTATTATTGATTGCCgaatctttttctttttttatttcaatGGATTCGTCTCTCAATCTAAATACTCTAATTGGACTTacacttaatttttttttttgaaaaagaaaaagtaGAAGGCTTTTAATAAAAATTTCATTTGGTACAGTTAGGAAAAATTCTAGTTTTGCTTTGAAAAATATTAAAACTTGAACCCATTTCTttataaattttataattttttttgtcgAGTTCGGTAAAAATAGGTTGAAAAAGATGGGATCGTTTTCGGGAGGAACCGAAGGGAAGTTCGGTTTCCATTCCCCAAACTGTTAAAAAACACAACTTATCTGtttgattttgttttttcattttatattgataagaaGGTCTTAGCATTGATCTATGCCAAGGTTTTAGGCAAAAAGGAAATAGTATCTTTATCTGAATACCATCGtttatatatacttaaaagaagACCTTTTCGAGCGATATGATTGGTTCAAGTTTTGTGAATTACTTAGATTATTTATCAATATCTACCTATATTAAAACAAGTTTTTTTcaagcgattatagagagtctaATTTTATAAAATACGCTTGAGCTATATTATTCATTTAGATATAGtatatattatataataatagGGTACTATATAAGATAAAATTTGTTTTACTTGAATAATACAATCCTATTTGCATTAAAGAAGTTAGTTGATTTGCGATAAAGAAAGCCAATATCAAGCATTATAACTGTACTAAAACACCACCATCACAATCTGTTTCTgaaacgaatcaaaccgagaaaggcctcatttcacccggttttggacctcgtCACAATTTGAGGTCTAACACCAAAACCGTCTAAGAAGTCATGGCTCCAACCGTCCTAATTCTTATCttgggtgagtttgggacgtttttgtgtaggatatTTTATCTCCTAGAGCTACCATTCAGATTTTAATTGAAGAAACATTGCAAAGGTACAAGGGGACCCGATTTTAaacaatgagctaaatgtcgctatcaatctttcttcttttgttccaacaaagctcaagggactttttGGCTGCAGTATGGGAGTCTTACACGGTTTCTAAAGCCccaatcagtccatataatcataaataagaagttgagctacaaacaaggaaaattggactattagtttactttctttgctttatgtcattttcatTTCAGCATTGGCATagtccttggctgccgtttttttGGTATTTAGCTGCtcattttgtggcccttagatgcaactagtaatcaagggtcaagattatAAGCCTttgtctatataaaccaagctaggcACTTGAGAAACTTCAGATTTGAATaaacattaatacaagtgaaaacctagttttttCTCTTAtaattctttgcttagtgctagaagacccttctttgcttagtgctaggggctgagtaagttcattgctttgtgcttgaacaaactcttagtcttaaaccttggctttgtgcttggtttaaGTCATATCCCAACACTCAATCCTTAGCATTTTGCAATCGTTTTAGCACGCAATTTCTGTCCAAATTCGAGTCCTAGTAGTTttattccaaattggttatcagagctttggttaacaacacAAAAGCCTTTatttgtgagttcattataccctatccacagtaaaaacacaaaaaaaacaaccatgagtgaggaaaggcttgctggaattgaaacacaagttactcaactttctgaaaaatgtgatttgttgctagattctttcaatgttatcatggctaatattccaacaccaccaccaagaagAGGACAACCActtagaggcaggggtagaggccgtggcctcatgggaggaggacgagctcatggtggccgtGAGGAAGAGGAGCTTTCAGATTCGGAGGGATCCATGGCCGAGGCCTTTcatggagagcccaacaaagacttaattcctgattttcatggtagtttaaaccccgaggatttgttagattggtttaggacaATTGAaatagtctttgagtttaaaggttattccgatagcaaagcttttaaagttgcaatcttgaaactcaaaggctatgcctccctttggtatgagaacttaaaaaatcagagaagaagggatggtaaggaacctattaagtcttggttaaaactgaaaaagaagcttaatgagaagtttatacctaaagagtacactcaagacattttcattaagctcacacaacttaaacaagaccaacaaccacttgagtcatatcttagagactttgaacaacttaccttgcaatgtgaactcaatgaaaagcccgaacaaaagattgctagatttgttgaaggtttagatactaagattgctcatagggttagaatgcgacaagtatggtcctttgatgaagccgttaatttggctttaagggttAAGAAATTGGGTAAGGGGAAGGAtacaaccaccaaaccaaccGCCAAAATAGCCACCTTTAAACCCCCAACCGgtttcaaaattaatgaaccaccctctcaaaacaaaGCCCCCATAATTGACAAAGGAAAGGCAgccgaaacctcacaaaaaaagaccatgcctatcaaaaaatgttaccaatgccaaggttatggtcactttgccaaagaatgcccaaccaagagagcccttagtagctttgaagtggttcattggggtgatgatgagatccttgtgtgtgatgaggatgaGGGAGGGACGGATCATGAGGAGGCTGATGTGGTTatgccggatgcgggtcttagcttggttacttggagagtgatgcatacccaaccccaacccttggaaatggaccaaagacaacaaatctttaggtctaggtgcaccattaagggaagagtttgaaatcttatcattgatggagggagttgtaccaatgtagcctctagtactctcattgaAAAATTATCATTGCCTACacaagaccatcctagtccttataAGTTAAGGTGGCTTAACAAAGGGGCTGAAGTTAGAGTGGATAAACAATGCTTAGTATCTTTCTCCATTGGTAAGAACTATTCGGATGAGGCTCTTTGcgatgttctacctatggatgcttgtcaccttcttcttgggagaccttgggagtttgatagggattAGGTACACCACGGGAGAGACAACACTTACACCTTCAAgtttggctcaagaaaggtcattCTAACACCACTTCCACCCGTCCTTAAGCATACTACACCACCATCCAAGCTTGAGCCTTCAAAAGAGGTATTGTTGATCAATGAGGCCGAGATGCTCCAAGAATTAAAGGGTGATGAAGATGTCTATGCTCTTATTGCAAAAGATGTGGTTTTTGGGCAGAATGTTTGACTTCCTAAGGAGGTCCAAGAGCTCCTCCAATCCTATGAAGATGTGTTCCCAAATGAGCTTCCAAGTGGCTTGCCTCCTCTTAGGGGCATTGAgcatcaaattgatttcattccgggTGCTAAATTACCAAACAAGGctgcctatagaagtgatcctaaagctactcaagaattacaacaacaaattggagagCTTGTGAGCAAAGGCTTTGTGAGAGAGTCCCTTAGTCCGTGTGTTGTCCCGGCCCTCTTagtaccaaagaaagatgggtcttggaggatgtgtacgGATAGTAGAGCTATCAACAACATTACTATCAAGTATTGGTTTCCCATACCTaggcttgatgacatcttggatgagcttagtggagctcaattgttttcaaagattgatttaaggcaaggctatcaccaagtaaggatcaaagaaggagatgaatGGAAAACGGCATTCAAAACCAAGCATGGGttatatgaatggcttgtgatgccctttggtctttctaatgcaccaagtaccttcatgagactcatgaccgaggtacttagaccttacttgggcagatttgtggttgtttactttgatgatatcttggtctatAGTCCTTCCAAACAAGAGCACCTCAAGCATTTGCGAGTGTTGTTTGAAACCCTTAGGGAGCATAAGTTGTATGGCAAGCtagagaagtgttcttttatgcaaaatgaagtccaattcttgggctTTATCATTTCTGACCGAGGTATATTAGTTGATCAAGAGACGGTTAAGGCAATCAAATCATGGCCTATACCTAAGAACATCACGAATGTAAGGAGTTTCCATGGGTTGGCATCATTCTATAGGAGGTTCATCAaagattttagcacacttatggctcctataaccgaatgtatgaagaaaggggagttcaaatggggagaCAAGGCTAAATCATCCTTCAATATCATCAAAGAGAAGCTttgtgagtctcctattcttactttgccaaatttcaataagttgttcgaagttgagtgtgatgctagtggcattggcattggagctgtccttgttcaagagtacaagccaattgcttactttagtgagaaattgagtggcgccaagctcaattactcaacttatgataaggagttctatgctattgttcgagccttaacccattggagtcactacttgaaaCCACGACCATTTGTCCTACATTCTGATCATGAGGCTCTCAAATACATTAATGGTCAACacaagctcaatcataggcatgctaaatgggtggagtttttacaatccttcaacttctcaagcaagtacatagaggggaaagataatatagtggctgatgcattatcaaggaggttcattatgttgagtttCATGGAGCAAAGGGTCCTTGGGTTTGAGTACATGAAGGAATTATATGTGGAAGATCCGGATTTTAAAGAAGAATGGGAGCTCCTTCAATCTGGCCAAATCaagacctatgacatactccaagagcaattctattggcctaagatgctaggggatgtccaagatgtgatcaagaggtgtgctccttgtcaacaatcaaaatcctacttccaaacaggcccctacactcctttgccggttccaaatcagccatgggaagacataagcatggatttcattgttgctctaccaagaactcaaagagggaaggattgaatcatggtggttgtggatagatttagcaaaatggctcatttcattgcttgcaagAAAACCGAAGATGCAACTAGTGTGGCCGAACTCTATTTCAAGGAAGTGGTCAAGCTACATGGTATTCCTAAGTccattgtctcggatagggattccAAGTTCATGAGTCTTTTTTGGAGGACCTTATGGAAGCTACTCAAAACAAGGCTCTtgtttagcacctcccatcaccctCAAACTGATGGGCAAACGGAAGTCACCAACAAGACCTTGGGGAGGATCCTTAGATGCACGGTTCCTAGGTCATTGAAAGATTGGGACCTCAAGTtagctcaagccgagtttgccttcaaCCGAGCACCCTCTACAAccacgggcaagtctccatttgaggtggtatatggcatgaatcctatgatgcctactgatttggcacccatcaAGAGGAATACCATTGATTATGATGCTAAGAAAAGGGTTGAACAAATGCTCCATGTCCATGAACAagtcaagaagcaaattgagaaggctaatgAGGCTCACAAGGCCAAATCCAAGGGTGTTAAGGGAACCAAAAGCTTTGAACCCGGAGATCTTGTTTGGATACACTTGAGAAAGGTAAGATTTCCagaaaaaaggaagaataagCTCATGCCTAGAGCTGATGGTCCATTCGAAGTACTTGGGAAGTTCAGGTCCAATGCATACAAGATAAGCCTTCCCGGAGAATATGGAGTCCATGGAACTttcaatgttggggatttaagtccttattatgaagagattgaggaggataagctctaggatttgagggcaaatccttttcaagaaggggagattgaaacgaatcaaaccgagaaaggcctcatttcacccggttttggacctcgtCACAATTTGAGGTCTAACACCAAAACCGTCTAAGAAGTCATGGCTCCAACCATCCTAATTCTTATCTTGGGTGagtttgggatgtttttgtgtaggatcttttatctccTAGAGCTACCATTCAAATTTTAATTGAAGAAACATTGCAAAggtacaaggggacccggttttgaacaatgagctaaatgtcgctatcaatctttcttcttttgttccaacaaagctcaagggactttttGGCTGCAGCATGGGAGTCTTACACGGTTTCTAAAGCCCCCAGttagtccatataatcataaataagaagttgagctacaaacaaggaagattggactattagtttactttctttgctttatgtcattttcatTTCAGCATTGTCATAGTCCTTGGCTGCCGCTTTTTTAGTCTTTAGCTGCTaattttgtggcccttagatgcaactagtaatcaagggtcattgtaagccttggtctatataaaccaagctaggcACTTGAGAaacttcagatttgaatgaacattaatacaagtgaaaacctaaTTTTTTCTCTTAtaattctttgcttagtgctagaagaCCCTCCTTTACTTAGTGCTAGGGGCTgagtaagttcattgctttgtgcttgaacaaactcttagtcttaaaccttggctttgtgcttggtttaaGTCATATCCCAACACTCAATCCTTAGCATTTTGCAATCGTTTTGGCACGCAATTTCTGTCCAAATTCGAGTCCTAGTAGTTTTATTCCagtttcctttatgtttttgtttaatttccgctttcgtttttgtttcgtctctctttctgagggctctgtccccttctatcggtggtgtccttctctcagtttgagagctttcattttctggttcgtttgcagttttctaataagtcagcagaagatcagcgttgttatagatcgttatatggGTTTACATATTTTGTCTgattcatggctacaatcaatcacgtaagaagaaatggatactcgtcaaggaagattcagagaccctcttatggatgaaagccttttgaggcgaatcgatgatagagactctgttgcagtgtttcattctttgaacaagaatttatttcctatggttgttatcgatttgtatccgattgagctTGACATATTTTGTAGATGTCGTATaactttttattaatgataatgatcttttctcaaaaaaaaaacacCACCATCACAATCTTATTGACATAAGACCACTACTATTGTGTATATATACATGCTTCTATTATGAATTACGCACAGAACTTCAGATTGCGCTTTTTAATTCTTTGCGTCTGTATATAGAGAGTTAGAGACTGCTAAaaattactccgtattatttagaGATTTATAATCCTATCAATTTCATTGTCCAAATTATTTTTAGTTATGATGTGATGTTTAGTTTTTCTCTTAATTTATACTAAGTTATTATCGTTGCacaattttataatttaaatgtcTTTCTTTTTGATTTCTTATGACATTTACGTTTATTTTTTCAGGATTATTCGAGTGACTCGAGACAGACGGTTATTGCTACAAGACTAAATACAACTTAGATTAAACGGTTACCATTTACAAGTAAtctattttttttgtttcttttttttggtTATGTTATCTTTTAGTTTATTCTTCCTTGGAGACTTTAATTATATTTGATTACATATATTAAATACAAGTGGGGAATTCCAGTCGAATTGGTGGGTTTATGCATGGAACTACTTACTTTTATTCCGTATGAATTTGTCGTATTCTACTAGATTAGAGACAAAGCTTTGGTAGATTATAAAGATAATACTCCTTCGTTTTAATCATTTTATTAGAGATATACTTCCTCCATCCCAATTAATTGTTATCCTTTAGTTttggcacaaaaaaaaaaaaaggagaccaGTTATTAAATGATAAGTGGACCAAATTGTGGctaaatgatcaaattgctcggGGTCTTGAAGAAAGCACAAAGGTTGTCGTCATCTTAGTAAAGATGCATATGACTCTTGAAATCAGAGGGTATAGGCCATGCAATAACttcattttgtattttttttttcatattgaaAACAATCAAGCCACCAAATATCAACCCCAAAAAAAATGAATTTATGTTTTGTTTAACTTTTGTTTGGTTAAGTGTTTCAGTTTTCTGATCCATCCCTTGTAGCACATCTTTAATTTAGTGGCTAATAATGTTTTTATTATTTCTCTGTAGAAAGTGAGTGTATCTGCTGAAATTTTGAAGATATGAATGACTCAACGAATTTTTTTCGAGATTATAATGACTCAACAATTTTGTTTCGAGATTATACTTGAGAAGcatttaatttaataataataactagttttaaacccgtgcaaaattgcacgggtatgtatttgggctagaatgaatgtttttttatgtatatttggttttgcatttctattgtacctaTCTAATTGGTCTAAATCAACGatgtacataattaatgtttaaatttgttacaaacatGTGTTCACATGCGctggtttataaggaaataacgtaatctactcttgtaaataaaaTATGCACACATAAAAACTTTACATttggataaaagaaatataatctaaaaattgaaaaatttcatgataCACTACATTAGTAGTCGTAGTAGAAGTACGCATATCTGAGTCACAAATTAAAATTTTCAAGCCTTCTTTTCGGGTGACCCTGAAAAGTGCGACATAAAGCTGGCCATGACTAAACACTGGTCTTGGAAGATAGATGTTGACCTGAGATAAAGACTGCCCTTGACTCTTGTTTATCGTCATTGCAAAACAAACAGCGATGGGGAATTGTCTTCTACTGAAACGTACCGGAAATCTACTGGTGTCCGATGGAATAAGTGTTAGTCGAGCAATATGCACTCTATCACCTTTATGACTACCAGTTAAGACAGTACATCTTATCACGTGTGCCCCCAGATCAGTCACAATTAATCTCGTGCCGTTACACAACCCACGTGATTGATCAATGTTTCGCAGAAACATCACCATAGCATCGACCTTCAACTTTAATTGGTGATTTGGGAGTCCGACACATTTTATACTGTTGAGGAATTCAGTAGAGTGAATGTCACCGTCACCTGTACCTCTGTCATCACTACATACCTCATCGGAGCTTAAATAAATTCTCTCATCCTTTTTAATAACCGACAAAACATATTCATTTACTGATTCAACAATCTCGTGAGTAGGGGCCAGGATTGCCCTTTGTTGGAGATATTCCGGATTCCACAATTGTGCTAGCAGATCTGGATAAGTGACATCTACTAATGTCTTAATAGGATTCGTCACATCCTGAATTAGTAAGTCTGCTGGTAATTCTAGATCAACTTCTCCATCATTTTCACCGCCCGCTataccatctccaatctccaagaGCCATTCGGAGAATTTTCGTAACTCCTCAACATTGTCAGTTGAACTACCAACTTGCAATCGCATATTTTTGGTCAATCTAAGTACCAATACGTGGTATACGTTTTAAATTATTTAAATACAGTACGACAAAAATAATTTAAGTAAGACTCACATAAAACGGTAGAAAGTGGAATATCTACATTAGGAATGGGTACCACCCTAGTGCTGTACTCGGACCAAATCTTGCACGGGTGGATTGTTGCCATGTCAAGTCCCACTCAGTTTGATGATACACTGAACCTTCTGATTTTGTATGTGCTGCCTTCATTAAGGTGCTCTAAGAAAAGGCGACTCAGCCTCTGGTTGATTGATGCATGAATTGTGTCTCCCTGCATTCATTCATATTAGTTAATAACTCGTCACAATAATTTGAAAATTGCCACAGGAAAAAGGAGACTTACATTTTCGTCAATTAGGATGAGTTCTACCCCTTTCACTTCCTTAGGATTTGTCTCCGACTTTTTGTACCAcaatctcataacccgaacagtTAGTTGCTCCGTCCTTGGTGTTTCTTTGGTGATGCTCGAAATTGGAATACTCTGGATGTGTGCCATAATCTCAAGGTTTTGATTATCTTTGCAATATTGAGTTTTTGTGACATACTCTGAATGTTTGCAATCCTATATATAAGAAAATATAACCTCTTACTAAACCCTAAATCCCCCACTACTACCATTACCCCTCAACTCCACTTCTTTGAAACTGCTGTAACTGCTGCCATGGCATATTTAACTGCATATGCCCTTATCTCAGAATAAGCTGATTATTTGAATTTAATGTTGTTTCGGATTTCATGGTTGGACGGTCCAAGTGTATTTATCATGATGATAATAACGTTGCCTATCATTCGTACTTGTAGAAGTAGAAATTACTCGGTAGTCTATCATTGTCATCTTCCAAATTCGGAGTGCGAGGCTGATAGTTAAATTGCCAGAATTTTTGCTCCAAGTACATAAATCATCGATGATGAACGGCTTTCTATACAGATCTGAGAggattatttttttaaaaaacaacATATTTTAAAGTGTTTCGACTTATCTTATCgtgtttttattatttaaaaaatatttgttataacaattgtgaattatttattaaaaaatttattaaaaaaattttattaaaaaatttttaatcacttgtaaattaaatgaaaatttatttatttgtttttttagagtaaaaaaaaaaaaattaaaaatagctTTCAATGCTTGTAATtaaaaattttattaaaaaaattttaATAACTTGTAAATTAAATGAAGACTATATTAACTCGGTTTCCTATCATCGTCACCTACCAatttcggtgtgcgcggctgatagttcagatgccgagttttatattccaagtacaTATGCCTTCATTattgatattttttttaaaaaaaatttgtaccctgtatttttataaaattatgtTGTGATTTTGTTACTGCATGGTAAAATTATTTATAACAAAAATACATGTTATTCATTTTGTAATTCATTCCCAATGTATGTTCGATCCGTATATAAGTGTAATTCCTtcctgaaattatgtaattttattgtgtaattttgttttaaaaattatgtaattcaattatGTTTACTCTCATTTGTAATTAATTCTGCGTAAATGTTATTCGTTTtctttacacggaatgtataaaattttatcataatattaattcgaaGAAGTACTCCATAAGAtgattttatataatttgttgcGAGACGGATTTTAGCGCATGTTTTAAAAGACGGATTTCTGAATAATTAAATACGTTACACACacatgggtcccaccataacctggattttcgaaaagaaaaagaaatttcATTAATGATGTGGCGCGCTGTAcaatgagtattgtcttctgaatttatatagataagataaTAATAACATGTTATACATACGTCATTTATTTAGTCTAACAATAGATGTCTTTCACATCCAACTATAACAATGAAGaataaattaaatttgaaatggCAGTTCCAAAAAAATGCACTTCTATTTCCAAAAAGCGTATTCGTAAAAATTTTTGGAAAAAGAAGGGGTATTGGGCGGCGTTAAAAGCTTTTTCATTAGCAAAAGCAATGTCTCCTTGCATAATATGGATTCCAAACATTCATGATCtggatatgaatgaatcgaattacTTATCCCTCGGCCTATTAGTGAACTCTCTCTCCAGGGATTGGGAAAGATGGTCCACTAGAAATATTCTTGTTATTGCTTCGACTCATATTCCTCAAAAAGTGGATCCCGCTCTAATAGCCCCGAATAAATTAAATACATGTATTAAGATACGAAGGCTAAAAAAAATAGAC is a genomic window containing:
- the LOC141631656 gene encoding uncharacterized protein LOC141631656; its protein translation is MRLQVGSSTDNVEELRKFSEWLLEIGDGIAGGENDGEVDLELPADLLIQDVTNPIKTLVDVTYPDLLAQLWNPEYLQQRAILAPTHEIVESVNEYVLSVIKKDERIYLSSDEVCSDDRGTGDGDIHSTEFLNSIKCVGLPNHQLKLKVDAMVMFLRNIDQSRGLCNGTRLIVTDLGAHVIRCTVLTGSHKGDRVHIARLTLIPSDTSRFPVRFSRRQFPIAVCFAMTINKSQGQSLSQVNIYLPRPVFSHGQLYVALFRVTRKEGLKILICDSDMRTSTTTTNVVYHEIFQFLDYISFIQM